The DNA window TTGTGTATTCTGGAATTCTGCATTTGCTTCAGTTTCCTGCTCTTGATTATTGATAATCTTGAAAAAAGAAAACCCAGAAAGTCAATCAAAGGAGACAAAACGACTACCTCCAAACAAGAAGATATGATCATTTTTATGACAGCGTCCATACCGCAATTTCGAGTTCTTCAAGGTTAGGAGCGTTCCTTAGCAAGCAAAATGTTGATAAAATGGCATACATTTCAAAGTGGGTAGAGAGAAACAAACTCCTTAAATTAGCAAAGGTGTATGGAAGTGTTTCCAATAAAATATCCCCGAAGTActgaaaaagaaaaatattgACAGCATGAAAATGTTGATAATACGGGAACTTGCAGACCATGCTACAATTACATAAATATATAACTTTAGGCATCTGGTACCCAAGTTTCTGAACAAATAACCATACTCCCACGATCGGAGCAGGTTAGAAATGAGAGAAATATTGCAGTGCCATCAAATCATAAAGAACGTATTTGAGGCTAAAAGAAAGTGCACAGCATTCTATTTCCAACTGGAAGCATTTGCTCAAGACAGAATATCaattgctttaggaaacatATGAAACAATTACAATTAAttgaaggaaaaaggaaagtcACGGTATATACTATTATTAGTTATCGTTAAAGAAcaaattttattaaattttCATCCCAACTCCAGATGATGCAGCACCTAAACAGCAAAACGACTTACGAAACACAACGCACAGTAGCCAGATTTACAAATTCTACTCCATTCTGCTTAATATAATGCAGTTCCATCAGTTTTCTACCATGATTGGTCAAACTTAAGTTAACAACTAGGAAGATAAGATATAAATGAAATGTACCGGTTGGTAGAACGTTGAGAGAGTGAGCTTCCTTGCATGAGCAACGCCGGCAACGAATACTCCAAAGTCATTCCCGTTCACATAGGTATCAAAATCAATGGTGGCGTTGTCGAGACGCGGCAGCTCCCCAAATTCCCAGGCGTAATAATCAGCCACCGAAACGATTGTTAGGCTACGGAGATTGGGCGCCGCAATCATACACGGCTCGTCGCTAGGGATGTACACATCAGATAGCTCGAGGACAGCAAGCAAGGGCGACCGGCCGATGATAGCCTCCAATTCCAAGTTCACCGAGAACTGGACGTCGGCGATTTTGAGCTCCTGGAGCACGGGGAAGCCGGCGAATCCCACGGGCGTGGATGGGACGTAGCACCCGTGCAGCTTCAGGGTCACGAGGTTGCTAAAAGAGTAGATCGAGGAGTTGATGCTCAAGCCGCAGTCGACTCGGAGGTCCATGGACCGGACGCCCCGACGGGACAAAGCAATCAGCCAGTCGTCGATGCGGCACACGGAGTACGCGTTGTTGATGCGGATCGAGACGTCCCGGATGCGGCCGGCGTAGCGGATGAGGACGCTGTCGACAGTCGTCGGAAGCGTGCTGAGGCCGTCGAGGAGGGAGAGGGACAGCGTGGGGAGCGACTCCCAGCGGCGCCGCCAGGCACGGGAGAGCGCGGAGGTGCGGACAGCGTCGCGGAAGTCGAGCCGGGTTAGGATGCCGTCGATCAGGGGCTCCGGGAGGGAGGTCAGCCgatccgccgccggcgcggcccggcggcgccggcgctggGGATCCATGCGCCCCAATcccaactctctctctctctctctgcgctCCGGTGATTGTTCGGTGGCTAGGATTTTGCCTAGAGAACCTGAAACGGCAGTCCACTCTCTAGGTTTAGGGCAGTGTCAGATCACGTGACGGCCCTGCTTACGTAATCGTTGGTCGGGTGCCTTCTGTTACACGCCTCTTCTCTCTTCATTCGAATGCAGGGCTAGGGGGAAACGGTAGTGAAAGCCCAGACCACTCAGTCCAGGAACACTGCTAATATCTCCTTAACAACAATGATGATAATTGCAAAGTGTATTATTCTAtccgtttcaaattatagtttattttaatttttctaaattcGTAACTTCTGCTACGCACCTGAATATACACTATATCTAAATATATATTAAAAACTATatatttagaaaaattaaaacaaCCTACAATTTAAAATAGGATTGTACAATACTACTATTTCAGGATTAAGAAATGTTAATGTACTCGCGTACAGACCACCCCACACGCGGCTGGCAAAAACATTCTGGCGCTCAACTGAACAACAGGATAACCATACCTCGCCTACTCAGGCCAAGTCTGTAAGAGTATATTACTACAAATGCAGAAAACTGTCTGTAATCTCATACAAAACATGAGCGTCAATCCTTAGCAAACTACTGATAGAACGTCAATTCCTTCTGGAATAGAAGACGAAAACTACGACAACTCCTTGGATGAGTCATTTTCTGTGTCTTTGCTATCTGACATTCTGGCCTCAAAAGACCACTTCAAACAAAAAATGGGACCACCGGCTCATTCAAGTGCACCAATTCCACACATTCTATTAATGCTCAGAAGATGCTCCCCATCTAATAGCTTCCTGCCGCACCTGCATGAGGAAAGCAAACTGTTCAATCGTACAATTCATCAAAGCAACATGAAGCAGATGAAACGAAGTGTACAGAGGGCCACTGCATTTCTGCATACTGATTATCATCTAGCAGCAGCTGTTAAGAAACTCAGCAAAATCATATGCATAGTTCTGACTGCTTAGCAATTATCAGATGATTCTGTTATGTACCAAACACTGAATGTGATTTCCATTTCTATGAGCTCCCTTGATGAATTGTTTCATCAACCTAAGATGGAAAAGGAAATATAGAACTAAAGTACACAAGATGTTCCTTTCTCCTCCCAGTATTGTTCCTATTCCTGACACCATTATTTAAATCCATGACCATGATCTAACATGAAAGAGAGTAAATGGTGAGCATTCAGGTAAAAGAGACTTTGAGATGAGTTTTAAGTATAAGTTCTGCCTCATAGGTTGAGTGTCTTTCTGAATTTACCCCTAGACAAGGATTCTATCGAAGCATAGTGGAAAAAGTAATAATCAAAAGCTCAATCTGTCTAGGGCAGATGAACAACAAAAACAGCTGTAATCACTTCGGCAGGAATACATTAATTTTCAATAGCAGCAATGGCTGCCTGAATACTTAGCACGTCCCATTCTTCATGGAGGCACAAAAAACTTCAGTACAGTGTGACAGCTGAAGTCCTATATTTCTCACTTACATCAACAGGTCAAACTTTCAGATGTAACTAATCACTCTTGCTTGTATTATAGTCAAAAGTATATAATGTGAAAATACACCACAAACTTTCAGAAAACGGAATATGATATGCATAGAAATGTATTACAATCAAACAAAACACAATTGATACCTGAAATCAAGTTTATTTCTTACCTTGAAACAGAATCTGAGCTTGAGCTGAGGCTCTTCCGCATGTTACTAACTCCTCCAGTGGATCCACATGAGATAGTGAGCAATCATCATCATGACTAATGGATAATGTGTGAAGAAGCTTAGCTTTGGATAGAATAAGCTTCATAAAAGACATTTCATTTGGAAGCCAATTGATACCGGTCATCTCCAGAATCTGAAGATTGGCACACATGCCATCAGTCCACTGTGCATTTAGCAACTCCCCATTTGCCTCAATTTTCTGCTCTTTGCCATCATAAATCTGCACACATGAATGTAGAAAACAGAAGTAAGATAAAAGCAGCAAGATGACCTTCAGAGTTCAAAAATGTATGTAAGAATATCTGAAAGGCAACATTCAAAATTACCCGTATTTTAAGTTTTTCAAGGTTCGGAGTGCTCCTTAGGAAGCAAAACACTAACAAAATGGGGGGCAGTTCACAGAAGTGCATGAACAGTTTCAAGCTCTTCAAGTTGTCAAAGGTGCATGGAAGTGTCTCCAGTATCTTAATCCCATTTACCTGAAAAATGGAAAGAACAAAAAATAATACCAGAACATTGAAACTGGAATACTGGATGAGAATCTAGAATCGTGGATAggtttttcttttattttacaGCAAAAGGGGCACAAGCTCATATATTAATGGATACGGTCAAGCATGGTTCGTCTTCGAAAGCAACCTTTCACATTATTCAATATTTGAAGACCTCATTTTACTGCACCTGAACAGCAAGATGACTCTAAGCCACAGCCCACATGTGCAAACAAGGAGGCAAACCTCAAGTATACACGAATGCAATACAACTAACCGAATCAACATTATTAGGCTTTTGGCAATAACTTCTTGCAAGCATGCTCATATGATTTATCAGTGTCCTCATATACTGTCCCATCCTATCCCATTTTCAGGTCTGAGGCATTTTAGCTAGCTTCTATTTCAATCCAGCCAAACAAGAGACTCGAATGAGATAAAATGAACATTTGGGAAGAGCAGAATATACCGGTGCATAAAACGAGCAGAGGCTAAGCTTCCTAACTTGAACTAGCCCAGCAAGAAACTTGGCGAAATCTCGGTTACCAACATACTCCCACAAATCAATGACAGCAGAGTTCAGGCATTGCAGCTCTGCAAAATTCCAGCCATAATCGATATTTGAGCATACTGTTATGTGCCGCAGATTGGTTGCCCGGATTTCCCATTCTATGAAGTCATCCCCAACTATGCAGACTTCGCATAGTATCAGCTGCTCGAGCAATGGGGATGTCTCAATGATCTCCTCCAGTTGATACTCCCCGTTCTGCTGTAACTTCACATTGGCAAGGCTTAGCACTTTAAGGTTCGGAAACCCCTCGAAGTCCGGGGGTAGCGGCGGTATGTGGCAGGCGAAGAGGTCGATGGAGATGAGGCGGCGCCAAGAGAAGACGGTGGAATGAAGGGAGAAGAACTTATAGGGGCACGGAGGACTTAGTTCGAGATCCTCTACGCCGCCACGGCGGGAGAGGACGAGGAGCCAATCGTCTAGGCGGCGGGTGGAGAGCTCGTCGAGGGAGACGTCGAAGCGCCGAACACGGCCGGAGAAGCGGGGGAGGACGCAGTCGACAGTCCAGAGCGACTGCTGGCCGATGGGGGTGTAGATGTCGATGGAGGGGAGCGACTCCCAGCGGTGGCGCCAGGCGCGGCAGAGCGCGCAGGTGCGGACGGCGTCGCTGAGGTCAAGGCGGCCGAGGATCTCGTCGAGTACCTCAGGGGGCAGAGACAGCAGGGCGtcggacgccgccgccggcacggCCGTGGCATCACGAATCCGGCGCTTCTTGGGAGGGCGACGCGGCGCCATTTCATCAGCGATCGGGGCGCTGCCGCCGTTCGGTGGGGATTTGGTGGAGATCAGTTTCGGTGTGGCTTTCCTCTCTGTACAGACTGCGGACCGCGGGGCTGTGGCGGGAATGGCGCCAAATgtaaaccccccccccccccgcccccgcccgccccccccccccccccccccgggtcGCCGCCGCCCTGTGCGAAAACACTCGCGCTCGGAGCTCTGACGTTCCGTCGCTTACATATGGGGACCACGCCTGATGGGCCCGAACGTCAGCAGCACGTCACTATGGCCCTGTGTTAGACGAATGAGTCCCTCTAGAAATGGGAAAAAAGAAGCAGAAAACCCAAGTCGAAAGAAATAATTGAAGTGATGTCGACATCGATAAATTAAAATACACTTTTATTTAGCGTGGATTAGTGTCATGGGGACCATTTAACCTAGGCCGATCATACTGTAGAACATCGCCAGTTCATGGTAAGCTCATGAACATTGAGGATCTGGTGGAGTTACTACTCCAATAATACTGAAAATGGTATTGGGGCTCCTCAAATAATCACCACAGATGCTCTAAGGTCAGCTAACTACACTGAAGTAGACAAAAACGTATGACTTCCGCAAACTTTCCTCATAAGCTAGACTCATGGATACCCACCTCTGACTAATTGACGATATCAACTGTCCAGTTATTCCTCAAATAAGAGAAAAAAATGTCCAGTTTCTAATTTGTGCCTCGATAAAGACATCAAGGTGGTGTGGCAGCTTAATCGGAAGAGAATGAAAGTACAAACCATTTGCATGTCATTACATAAGATACATCCAGTCACTGTGAATCCTATCAGGATCAGCCTAAGAAGTTATGCAGGGTATTTTTCTCTAAAGCTTGATCTTCAGAGCTAGCCCCTTACTGTAGCCATGAGCTGCTGCAAGCAAGTTGCATACTGAACTGCAGTATGTTGGAAAGAATATTGATCTGAAAGCCCATATTCTGAAAAGTTTGATTCTACATGAATGAAATGACCAGGTAATGACTTTTTTGCAACTGTTTCCTGCCATATGTCAAAGAAATCTTCCATGATTGCCCTGGATTTTTCGATGGAAGATAGTGGATAATACTCTACCTGCATACAGAATAAGAACAAAATTAAAACCAGCTCGCCCGGCAAACTTGGGCAACAGAAGCAAAAGTAAGTGTGCCTGGCAGGCAAGTTCAGATAACATGGTGAACTTTTCTGCTATTGTTCTTTGCTCAACTTTTTCTATTATTGCCAGTGCCAGAGAAGatctagatgcactttcaaacTGCAGTCCTAGTAGTGAAGCAAGTGAACCTTAGATCACACGTTTTTCATGTAAGCAAAGACACTATTACATTGCACAAAGTTCATCGAGCTTAACAAGAAACTCTATATCAGAATAAAATATTCAAAGAAAAGAAGCAAGTCATAAGGTACTAATAATTATCAGCAGAGCATGCTATATAGGAGTAGTGGTTTAGACTAGCATACTTTCATAAGTATTTTACCAAATCTCAATTTTACATTGTTACTTTACAGCATTTGGTTTGATGTGATCACAGGACTCAAATGAATACAAGAGAAATTCAAGACAAGAAAAAAGAATGATACCTCCATCATGATTCCTCTCAGTGATTCAGAATTATTAGGAGCACATTTTCCTATCCTCAGGCAGAAATCACCCAGTTGATACTGAAAGCCCTGGAGAAAAGAAGGGTTTAAAGTATCTGAAACAATTGAAATTGTATACTAGACTATGAAAGCAAAGAGGTTAACATAGGAAAACAGAAAGCAAACCAAAATCTACAGAATCAGACCTACCAACTTGAGTCTTACTTTTCATAACCCAATACTTTAATTTTAGTTGCGATTTTGTAAACACTGCGTTGGATGGTTTAGCCCATCCCAGCTCATGTATGCCTTTTGGTGCTTGCCCTTGTGACCCATGTTAGTTCCTATGTTTAGCTCAAGGCCTGTTGTGGCTTTCCACACGGTGGTAAATTTTCTTATAAAATATCAGCTAGGAAATTTGAACTTTCAAGCAAGCATAAGATCGAACCCAATATAAACAGGAAGCACAGATTTGTTTCGCTTGATAGAACCGAAGACGAGTGTGTTGAGTTTGATTGACAAATCCAGTTCGGTTTGAAGCACATTTGCACGCTATCGCTTGGATCAAACGAAAACAAGATGTATAAGCGCAAACCCCTAAATTTGGGCGTCAAATCCGAAACCAGAAGGGCAGGAGGCGACCTCGAAGTTGAGGGCGA is part of the Panicum hallii strain FIL2 chromosome 2, PHallii_v3.1, whole genome shotgun sequence genome and encodes:
- the LOC112881104 gene encoding F-box/FBD/LRR-repeat protein At1g13570-like; this encodes MDPQRRRRRAAPAADRLTSLPEPLIDGILTRLDFRDAVRTSALSRAWRRRWESLPTLSLSLLDGLSTLPTTVDSVLIRYAGRIRDVSIRINNAYSVCRIDDWLIALSRRGVRSMDLRVDCGLSINSSIYSFSNLVTLKLHGCYVPSTPVGFAGFPVLQELKIADVQFSVNLELEAIIGRSPLLAVLELSDVYIPSDEPCMIAAPNLRSLTIVSVADYYAWEFGELPRLDNATIDFDTYVNGNDFGVFVAGVAHARKLTLSTFYQPVLHHLELG
- the LOC112882938 gene encoding F-box/FBD/LRR-repeat protein At1g13570-like, coding for MAPRRPPKKRRIRDATAVPAAASDALLSLPPEVLDEILGRLDLSDAVRTCALCRAWRHRWESLPSIDIYTPIGQQSLWTVDCVLPRFSGRVRRFDVSLDELSTRRLDDWLLVLSRRGGVEDLELSPPCPYKFFSLHSTVFSWRRLISIDLFACHIPPLPPDFEGFPNLKVLSLANVKLQQNGEYQLEEIIETSPLLEQLILCEVCIVGDDFIEWEIRATNLRHITVCSNIDYGWNFAELQCLNSAVIDLWEYVGNRDFAKFLAGLVQVRKLSLCSFYAPVNGIKILETLPCTFDNLKSLKLFMHFCELPPILLVFCFLRSTPNLEKLKIRIYDGKEQKIEANGELLNAQWTDGMCANLQILEMTVTCGRASAQAQILFQGAAGSY